The Coffea eugenioides isolate CCC68of chromosome 8, Ceug_1.0, whole genome shotgun sequence genome has a segment encoding these proteins:
- the LOC113779741 gene encoding thaumatin-like protein, which translates to MKTFNSFAFSTLLIAALLSASAHAATFDIQNNCPYTVWAAAVPGGGQRLDNSQTWTLNVAAGTTGGRVWGRTNCNFDGSGHGSCQTGDCGGLLQCTAYGAPPNTLAEFALNQFSNLDFFDISLVDGFNVPMDFSPTSNGCTRGISCTADINGQCPSVLQAPGGCNNPCTVFKTDQYCCNSGSCSATDYSKFFKDRCPDAYSYPKDDQTSTFTCPAGTNYRVVFCP; encoded by the coding sequence ATGAAAACCTTCAATTCTTTCGCCTTTTCCACTCTTCTCATTGCTGCCCTCCTCTCAGCCTCCGCCCATGCAGCCACTTTCGACATCCAAAACAATTGTCCCTACACAGTCTGGGCTGCAGCGGTCCCCGGCGGTGGCCAGAGGCTAGATAATAGCCAAACATGGACCCTCAACGTGGCAGCCGGCACAACCGGAGGTCGCGTTTGGGGTAGGACAAACTGCAACTTTGATGGCAGTGGCCACGGCAGCTGTCAGACCGGTGACTGCGGTGGACTTCTTCAGTGCACTGCCTACGGTGCACCACCAAATACTCTAGCAGAATTTGCATTGAACCAGTTCAGTAACCTGGACTTCTTCGACATTTCCCTTGTTGATGGCTTCAATGTGCCGATGGATTTCAGCCCTACATCCAATGGCTGCACCCGGGGCATCAGCTGCACAGCCGACATAAATGGGCAGTGCCCAAGTGTGCTTCAAGCTCCAGGAGGTTGCAACAATCCATGCACTGTTTTCAAGACTGATCAGTATTGCTGCAACTCAGGCAGCTGCAGTGCGACTGACTATTCCAAGTTCTTCAAGGATAGGTGCCCAGATGCATACAGCTACCCGAAAGATGACCAGACTAGCACTTTCACTTGCCCTGCAGGAACCAACTATAGGGTTGTCTTTTGCCCTTAG
- the LOC113779739 gene encoding protein P21-like, translating into MRFLNFLLISTVLTITLLTTSTQAATFEIQNNCAYTVWAAATPGGGRRLTTGQTWTVNVAATTAGQTGRIWARTNCTFNSNGTGSCQTGDCGGLLRCTVDGVHAPPVTLAEYSLNGFNNQDFLDISLLYGFNVPMEFSRPSIGCTGGIRCAADIEGQCPPRLRAPGGCNNPCTVFNTGGYCCTSSLTCERTYLARFFKDMCPNALSYPTDDQSSIYTCPAGGTYRVVFCP; encoded by the coding sequence ATGAGATTCCTCAACTTTCTCCTTATTTCTACGGTTCTAACAATCACCCTCCTCACAACCTCCACTCAGGCGGCCACTTTTGAGATCCAAAACAACTGTGCCTACACGGTTTGGGCTGCGGCCACTCCCGGCGGCGGCCGGAGGCTTACTACCGGCCAAACATGGACTGTCAACGTGGCAGCAACCACCGCAGGTCAAACTGGTCGTATATGGGCTAGAACCAACTGTACCTTCAACTCAAACGGCACCGGCAGCTGTCAAACGGGTGACTGCGGGGGACTTCTTAGGTGCACAGTCGACGGTGTTCATGCACCCCCAGTTACTCTAGCTGAATACTCGTTGAACGGGTTTAATAACCAAGACTTCCTCGACATCTCCCTTCTTTATGGCTTCAATGTGCCAATGGAGTTCAGTCGTCCGTCCATTGGCTGCACCGGCGGCATCAGGTGCGCCGCCGACATAGAAGGACAGTGCCCGCCTAGGCTTAGAGCTCCCGGCGGTTGCAACAATCCTTGTACCGTTTTCAATACTGGTGGATACTGTTGCACCTCTAGCCTCACATGTGAACGGACCTACCTCGCCAGATTTTTTAAGGATATGTGCCCGAATGCATTGAGTTACCCAACAGATGACCAGAGTAGTATATATACTTGCCCAGCAGGCGGCACCTATAGGGTAGTCTTTTGCCCTTAG
- the LOC113779740 gene encoding protein P21-like, whose amino-acid sequence MRFLKFLLTSTVLIITLLSTSTEAATFEIQNNCNYTVWAAAVPGGGQRLDNGHTWILSVPAGTAGSRIWARTNCSFDGRGRGSCQTGDCGGLLQCTAYGAPPNTLAEYALNQFNNLDFLDISLTDGFNVPMEFSRPSTGCTGGIRCAADINGQCPSVLKAPGGCNNPCTVFKTDQYCCNSGGNCGPTNYSRFFKERCPDAYSYPKDDQTSTFTCPAGGSYRVVFCP is encoded by the coding sequence ATGAGATTCCTCAAATTTCTCCTTACCTCTACGGTTCTAATAATCACCCTCCTCTCAACCTCCACTGAGGCGGCCACTTTCGAAATCCAAAACAATTGTAACTACACGGTTTGGGCTGCAGCGGTCCCCGGCGGTGGGCAGAGGCTAGATAATGGCCATACATGGATCCTCAGCGTGCCAGCCGGAACAGCCGGAAGTCGTATCTGGGCTAGAACAAATTGCAGCTTCGATGGAAGAGGTCGCGGCAGCTGTCAGACCGGTGACTGTGGTGGACTTCTTCAGTGCACTGCCTACGGTGCACCACCAAATACTCTAGCAGAATACGCACTGAACCAGTTCAATAACCTGGACTTCCTCGACATCTCCCTCACTGATGGCTTCAATGTGCCAATGGAGTTTAGTCGTCCATCCACTGGATGCACCGGCGGCATCAGGTGCGCCGCCGACATAAATGGGCAGTGCCCAAGTGTGCTTAAAGCTCCAGGAGGTTGCAACAATCCATGCACCGTTTTCAAGACTGATCAGTACTGTTGCAACTCAGGCGGCAATTGTGGCCCGACCAACTATTCCAGATTTTTTAAGGAAAGGTGCCCAGATGCATACAGCTACCCAAAAGATGACCAGACTAGTACATTTACCTGCCCGGCAGGCGGCAGCTATAGGGTAGTCTTCTGCCCTTAG
- the LOC113779046 gene encoding elicitor-responsive protein 3-like has protein sequence MPRGTLEVLLVNAKGLEDTDFLNNMDPYVIITCRSQEQKSSVASGQGSQPEWNETFQFTISDSVPELVIKILDSDAGSGDDFVGEAKIPLEPAFIEGAIPTTTYNVVKDEEFKGEIRVGLTFTPEEG, from the exons ATGCCACGAGGAACTCTTGAAGTCCTCCTTGTTAATGCTAAGGGCCTCGAGGACACTGATTTTCTCA ATAATATGGATCCCTATGTGATCATCACCTGTCGCAGTCAGGAGCAGAAAAGCAGTGTTGCATCAG GACAGGGATCTCAACCAGAATGGAACGAGACTTTCCAATTTACCATTTCTGACAGTGTCCCGGAATTGGTAATCAAGATACTGGATAGTGATGCTGGTTCGGGGGATGATTTTGTGGGAGAGGCAAA AATTCCTCTTGAGCCAGCATTTATTGAAGGAGCCATCCCAACAACAACATACAATGTGGTTAAAGATGAGGAATTTAAAGGAGAAATTCGAGTTGGCCTCACCTTCACTCCTGAG GAAGGGTAG